The Cellulomonas wangleii genome includes a region encoding these proteins:
- a CDS encoding Fic family protein, with translation MSRPGGDPLAGLVDLPGVTDAVAAARAACEELRWHEAFRRRWREVRAEAGLRAAAASAALDGAPVGVEAVRAWATGTAAPTGGAEAVAAGALRAQGVVESQLPALGARGGAPGAPLPQVLARLHAAAAADLLPADLVGRPRTGPPGDLRGLGTAPSADQAVARTAAVLADAGATRAPALVVVAVVHGELLAVRPFAAANGVVARAAARLLAVRTGLDPTGTVLPEVVWQEAPPVYLAGAARYAAGDPDAVAAWVVAYAGAVVRGAQVARGVADEVLAGRRAAGPSGP, from the coding sequence GTGAGCCGTCCGGGGGGCGACCCGCTCGCGGGCCTGGTCGACCTGCCCGGCGTGACCGACGCCGTGGCCGCGGCGCGCGCGGCGTGCGAGGAGCTGCGCTGGCACGAGGCCTTCCGGCGGCGGTGGCGCGAGGTGCGGGCCGAGGCCGGTCTGCGTGCCGCGGCGGCGTCGGCGGCGCTGGACGGGGCGCCGGTCGGCGTGGAGGCCGTGCGGGCGTGGGCCACCGGGACGGCGGCGCCGACGGGCGGCGCGGAGGCTGTCGCCGCGGGTGCGTTGCGGGCGCAGGGTGTCGTGGAGTCGCAGCTGCCCGCGCTGGGGGCCCGCGGCGGTGCCCCGGGCGCGCCGTTGCCGCAGGTGCTCGCGCGGCTGCACGCCGCCGCGGCGGCGGACCTGCTGCCGGCGGACCTGGTGGGCAGGCCGCGCACCGGACCCCCGGGCGACCTGCGCGGTCTGGGCACGGCGCCGTCGGCGGACCAGGCGGTGGCCCGGACCGCCGCCGTGCTCGCCGACGCCGGTGCCACCCGGGCGCCCGCCCTCGTGGTGGTGGCGGTCGTGCACGGCGAGCTGCTGGCGGTCCGGCCGTTCGCCGCGGCCAACGGCGTGGTCGCTCGCGCGGCGGCGCGACTGCTGGCCGTGCGCACGGGCCTGGACCCCACGGGGACGGTGCTGCCGGAGGTGGTGTGGCAGGAGGCGCCGCCGGTGTACCTCGCGGGTGCGGCGCGCTACGCGGCGGGCGACCCCGATGCGGTCGCGGCCTGGGTCGTGGCGTACGCCGGGGCCGTGGTGCGGGGCGCGCAGGTCGCGCGGGGCGTCGCGGACGAGGTGCTGGCGGGGCGCCGGGCGGCGGGTCCGTCGGGCCCCTGA
- a CDS encoding NUDIX hydrolase — protein sequence MPTPPFVLALRERVGHQLLWLPGATAVVLREDGPRPRLLLVRRADTGEWTPVTGIVDPGEEPAAAAVREVLEEADVVATAQRLAQVSVVGPVVYENGDRSQYLDLTFRCRWVSGEPFPADGENTDARWFDLDDLPPMAPDMVSRVAAALPARGEAEFTA from the coding sequence GTGCCGACCCCGCCGTTCGTCCTGGCCCTGCGTGAACGCGTCGGGCACCAGCTGCTCTGGCTGCCCGGGGCCACCGCCGTGGTGCTGCGGGAGGACGGCCCCCGCCCCCGCCTCCTGCTGGTGCGGCGCGCCGACACCGGTGAGTGGACGCCCGTGACGGGCATCGTCGACCCGGGTGAGGAGCCCGCGGCCGCGGCCGTGCGCGAGGTGCTCGAGGAGGCCGACGTCGTGGCCACGGCGCAGCGGCTCGCGCAGGTCAGCGTCGTGGGGCCGGTGGTGTACGAGAACGGTGACCGGTCGCAGTACCTCGACCTGACGTTCCGCTGCCGCTGGGTGTCGGGCGAGCCGTTCCCCGCGGACGGTGAGAACACGGACGCGCGCTGGTTCGACCTGGACGACCTGCCGCCCATGGCGCCGGACATGGTCTCGCGTGTGGCGGCGGCGCTGCCGGCGCGGGGCGAGGCCGAGTTCACGGCGTGA
- a CDS encoding NAD-dependent malic enzyme, translating into MVLAPSVSSSITARLEVRARPTAVSDLTTAIERSGGIVTALDVTASFHETMTVDVTCATRDADHAADVVQALDELEGVVVQRVSDRTFLMHLGGKLSIESKVPLRNRDDLSMAYTPGVARVCRAIADHPEDARRLTIKRNTIAVVTDGTAVLGLGDIGPLAALPVMEGKAVLFKRFAGIDAFPICLDTTDVDRIVETVVAIAPAFAGINLEDISAPRCFEIERRLRERLDIPVFHDDQHGTAIVVVAALHNALQVVGKRIGEVRVVMSGAGAAGTAVLRLLLAAGVRDVVVADVDGVVHHARPGLSPSLRWTAEATNHRGLTGALRDAVVGADVFIGLSAPDVITGDDVARMAGDAIVFALANPRPEVDPDDAARHAAVVGTGRSDFANQINNVLAFPGVFRGLLDAQSRTVTESMLLAAAYALASVVHPDELNPTYIVPSVFNAEATSAVAAAVRQAAEAEQGHAGPRPETGEIAAVRLRTT; encoded by the coding sequence ATGGTCCTCGCGCCCTCCGTCTCGTCGTCCATCACCGCCCGTCTGGAGGTCCGCGCCCGCCCGACGGCGGTCTCCGACCTCACCACCGCGATCGAGCGCTCCGGGGGGATCGTCACCGCGCTGGACGTCACGGCGTCCTTCCACGAGACGATGACCGTCGACGTCACGTGCGCCACCCGCGACGCCGACCACGCCGCGGACGTCGTCCAGGCTCTCGACGAGCTCGAGGGCGTGGTGGTGCAGCGGGTGTCCGACCGCACGTTCCTCATGCACCTGGGCGGCAAGCTGTCGATCGAGTCCAAGGTGCCGCTGCGCAACCGCGACGACCTGTCGATGGCGTACACGCCCGGCGTGGCCCGCGTCTGCCGCGCGATCGCGGACCACCCCGAGGACGCCCGGCGCCTGACCATCAAGCGCAACACCATCGCGGTGGTCACCGACGGCACCGCCGTGCTCGGCCTCGGCGACATCGGCCCGCTGGCGGCGCTGCCCGTGATGGAGGGCAAGGCCGTGCTGTTCAAGCGGTTCGCCGGCATCGACGCGTTCCCGATCTGCCTCGACACGACCGACGTGGACCGCATCGTGGAGACGGTGGTGGCGATCGCGCCCGCCTTCGCCGGCATCAACCTCGAGGACATCTCCGCACCGCGGTGCTTCGAGATCGAGCGCCGCCTGCGTGAGCGCCTGGACATCCCGGTCTTCCACGACGACCAGCACGGCACGGCCATCGTCGTCGTCGCCGCGCTGCACAACGCGCTGCAGGTGGTCGGCAAGCGGATCGGTGAGGTCCGCGTGGTCATGTCCGGCGCGGGCGCGGCGGGCACGGCCGTCCTGCGGCTGCTGCTGGCCGCCGGGGTGCGCGACGTGGTCGTCGCCGACGTCGACGGGGTCGTGCATCACGCCCGCCCCGGGCTGAGCCCGTCGCTGCGCTGGACCGCGGAGGCCACCAACCACCGGGGCCTGACCGGCGCGCTGCGTGACGCGGTCGTCGGCGCCGACGTCTTCATCGGCCTGTCGGCGCCCGACGTCATCACCGGGGACGACGTGGCTCGCATGGCCGGCGACGCGATCGTGTTCGCGCTGGCCAACCCCCGCCCCGAGGTGGACCCCGACGACGCGGCACGCCACGCGGCCGTCGTCGGCACGGGCCGCTCCGACTTCGCCAACCAGATCAACAACGTGCTGGCGTTCCCCGGCGTCTTCCGCGGCCTGCTCGACGCGCAGTCCCGCACCGTCACGGAGTCGATGCTGCTCGCCGCGGCGTACGCGCTGGCGTCGGTCGTCCACCCGGACGAGCTCAACCCCACGTACATCGTCCCCAGCGTCTTCAACGCCGAGGCGACCTCGGCCGTGGCGGCGGCGGTGCGGCAGGCGGCAGAGGCGGAGCAGGGGCACGCCGGGCCTCGTCCCGAGACCGGTGAGATCGCCGCGGTCCGCCTGCGCACGACCTGA
- a CDS encoding carbohydrate ABC transporter permease, protein MTQSALTSTPSAGGGVSVGPRDSKSYKAFTWFNGTFLVVLCGFMLYPFVTVLAQSFSSAGAVKAGMVNVWPVGFNLTTYKVVIANDLFWSSYKNTVVYTLVGTTIAMVLTTLLAYVLARRALRGRNILIGIAVFTMFFNGGLIPNYVLIQTLGLKNTMWAVVLPGAISVFNLLVMKSFFENMPTELEEAAQIDGLGWWGIFRRIVLPLSKAVIATMILFYSVAIWNDWFAAFLYLDKQELFPVTLYLRNMIAGASSTASQGAAASGSSTSEIAANIQAVTMILTIIPVLCIYPFVQRYFVSGIMLGSVKG, encoded by the coding sequence GTGACCCAGAGCGCACTCACGTCGACGCCGTCGGCCGGCGGCGGTGTGTCCGTCGGGCCGCGCGACTCGAAGAGCTACAAGGCGTTCACGTGGTTCAACGGCACGTTCCTCGTGGTGCTGTGCGGGTTCATGCTGTACCCGTTCGTCACGGTGCTGGCGCAGTCGTTCAGCAGTGCCGGCGCGGTCAAGGCCGGCATGGTCAACGTCTGGCCCGTCGGCTTCAACCTGACCACCTACAAGGTGGTCATCGCGAACGACCTGTTCTGGTCGTCGTACAAGAACACCGTCGTCTACACGCTCGTCGGCACGACGATCGCCATGGTGCTGACGACGCTGCTCGCCTACGTGCTCGCGAGGCGCGCACTGCGCGGGCGGAACATCCTCATCGGCATCGCCGTGTTCACGATGTTCTTCAACGGCGGCCTCATCCCGAACTACGTGCTCATCCAGACCCTCGGGCTGAAGAACACGATGTGGGCGGTGGTGCTCCCGGGAGCGATCTCGGTGTTCAACCTCCTCGTCATGAAGTCGTTCTTCGAGAACATGCCCACGGAGCTCGAGGAGGCCGCGCAGATCGACGGGCTCGGCTGGTGGGGGATCTTCCGGCGGATCGTGCTGCCGCTGTCGAAGGCGGTCATCGCGACGATGATCCTCTTCTACTCGGTGGCGATCTGGAACGACTGGTTCGCGGCCTTCCTGTACCTCGACAAGCAGGAGCTGTTCCCGGTGACGCTGTACCTGCGCAACATGATTGCGGGTGCCTCGTCGACCGCCTCCCAGGGCGCGGCGGCCTCCGGGTCCAGCACGTCGGAGATCGCGGCGAACATCCAGGCGGTCACGATGATCCTCACGATCATCCCCGTGCTGTGCATCTACCCGTTCGTGCAGCGGTACTTCGTGTCCGGCATCATGCTCGGCTCCGTCAAGGGCTGA
- a CDS encoding ABC transporter permease translates to MSAAHATGDALATTVPVPPSGTTSPSRDGQDPGKKDARPPVRKIGWRHTMRRDWVLYAMALVPVLFLLVFRYVPMFGNIIAFRRFRAGGSIFGDEWVGMRYVELFLNDPNFWNVFGNTVILGGLTLIFCFPLPIVLALLLNEVRKKAFKRVIQSISYLPHFLSVVIVVGMLMQLLSLQGTVNQIIEAMGGEAIPFLQRAEWFRTVYVTSEVWQTVGWGTILYLAALTTVDASLYEAARIDGANRWRQTWHITLPGIRPTMITLLILNIGLFLNVGFEKVLLLYNPLTYATGDVVSTYLYRVGLVANNFSYATAIGLFQAIIGLVMILTANFVSRRVVGASLW, encoded by the coding sequence ATGAGCGCTGCTCACGCGACGGGTGACGCACTCGCGACCACGGTCCCGGTGCCACCCTCGGGGACGACCTCCCCGTCGAGGGACGGTCAGGACCCCGGCAAGAAGGACGCACGGCCTCCCGTGCGGAAGATCGGGTGGCGGCACACCATGCGCCGCGACTGGGTGCTCTACGCGATGGCGCTGGTACCGGTGCTGTTCCTGCTGGTGTTCCGGTACGTGCCGATGTTCGGCAACATCATCGCCTTCCGGCGGTTCCGGGCGGGTGGCAGCATCTTCGGCGACGAATGGGTCGGGATGCGCTACGTCGAGCTGTTCCTCAACGACCCCAACTTCTGGAACGTCTTCGGCAACACGGTGATCCTCGGTGGGCTCACCCTGATCTTCTGCTTCCCCCTGCCGATCGTCCTCGCGCTCCTGCTCAACGAGGTGCGCAAGAAGGCGTTCAAGCGAGTCATCCAGTCGATCTCCTACCTGCCGCACTTCCTCTCTGTCGTCATCGTGGTCGGCATGCTCATGCAGCTCCTGTCGCTGCAGGGCACGGTCAACCAGATCATCGAGGCGATGGGCGGGGAGGCCATCCCGTTCCTGCAGCGTGCCGAGTGGTTCCGCACCGTGTACGTCACCTCCGAGGTCTGGCAGACCGTCGGCTGGGGCACGATCCTCTACCTCGCGGCCCTCACCACGGTCGACGCCTCGCTCTACGAGGCGGCCCGGATCGACGGCGCCAACCGGTGGCGCCAGACCTGGCACATCACGCTGCCGGGCATCCGCCCGACGATGATCACGCTGCTCATCCTCAACATCGGGCTGTTCCTCAACGTCGGGTTCGAGAAGGTCCTGCTCCTGTACAACCCGCTGACCTACGCCACGGGTGACGTCGTCTCGACGTACCTCTACCGCGTGGGTCTGGTTGCCAACAACTTCAGCTACGCGACGGCCATCGGACTGTTCCAGGCGATCATCGGCCTCGTGATGATCCTCACCGCGAACTTCGTGTCGCGCCGAGTGGTAGGAGCAAGCCTGTGGTGA
- a CDS encoding ABC transporter substrate-binding protein, with amino-acid sequence MAGRRTRSARAAGALTLVGALALAACGSGDGGEATADGEAKDLECSTEAVADKPWKAAEPREFSLLWTDWADFPITDSWEFFDEIEERTNVKLNLTNIPFSDATEKRSLLISAGDAPQIIPLVYTGEERQFAASGAVVPLSDYADYMPNFQKYVDEWDLRDMVDDLRQEDGKYYMTPGLQEVSVPTFTLIIRKDVFDEVGAPAPETWEDLQKGMELIKAKYPDSTPLADGFEGQSMINYAAHAFGTVGGWGFGDGAWWDEDKGEFVYAATTDGYKDMVTYFAGLNEAGLLDSESFTAADDGGGTVTEKFAEEKVFAASGGSWTVQEFATALDAAGVTDYELVQIAPPAGPAGDFVEPRNFWNGFMLTKDAVNDPNFCDLLAFTDWLYYNPEARELIQWGVEGEHYTKDAEGKYTLEPDFKLTNLNLNPSGTIDLKKDLGYANDVFAGSTESRALKESYNVPAFVEYIDSVQSTRTPRDPFPPHPLDEVELEQASLLSTPLKDTVDTATLGFILGQKDLSEWDAYVSGLEGQGLSGYMDLINGARERAENS; translated from the coding sequence ATGGCAGGACGGCGGACGCGATCGGCGCGTGCGGCCGGTGCGCTGACGCTGGTGGGTGCGCTCGCGCTCGCCGCCTGCGGCAGCGGGGACGGCGGGGAGGCCACCGCCGACGGTGAGGCCAAGGACCTCGAGTGCTCGACCGAGGCGGTCGCGGACAAGCCGTGGAAGGCCGCGGAGCCGCGCGAGTTCTCGCTGCTCTGGACCGACTGGGCCGACTTCCCGATCACGGACAGCTGGGAGTTCTTCGACGAGATCGAGGAGCGGACGAACGTCAAGCTCAACCTGACGAACATCCCGTTCAGCGACGCGACCGAGAAGCGCAGCCTCCTGATCAGCGCCGGTGACGCGCCCCAGATCATCCCGCTCGTGTACACGGGTGAGGAGCGCCAGTTCGCGGCCTCCGGCGCCGTGGTGCCGCTGAGCGACTACGCCGACTACATGCCCAACTTCCAGAAGTACGTGGACGAGTGGGACCTGCGCGACATGGTCGACGACCTCCGGCAGGAGGACGGCAAGTACTACATGACGCCGGGTCTCCAGGAGGTCTCCGTCCCGACCTTCACGCTGATCATCCGCAAGGACGTCTTCGACGAGGTCGGCGCCCCGGCGCCCGAGACCTGGGAGGACCTCCAGAAGGGCATGGAGCTCATCAAGGCCAAGTACCCGGACAGCACGCCGCTGGCCGACGGCTTCGAGGGCCAGTCGATGATCAACTACGCGGCCCACGCCTTCGGCACGGTCGGTGGCTGGGGCTTCGGCGACGGCGCCTGGTGGGACGAGGACAAGGGCGAGTTCGTGTACGCCGCCACGACCGACGGCTACAAGGACATGGTCACGTACTTCGCCGGGCTCAACGAGGCCGGGCTGCTCGACAGCGAGTCCTTCACGGCTGCCGACGACGGCGGCGGCACGGTGACCGAGAAGTTCGCGGAGGAGAAGGTCTTCGCGGCTTCGGGTGGCTCGTGGACCGTCCAGGAGTTCGCGACGGCGCTCGACGCCGCAGGTGTCACGGACTACGAGCTCGTCCAGATCGCGCCCCCGGCCGGTCCGGCCGGCGACTTCGTCGAGCCGCGCAACTTCTGGAACGGGTTCATGCTCACCAAGGACGCGGTGAACGACCCGAACTTCTGCGACCTGCTCGCGTTCACGGACTGGCTCTACTACAACCCGGAGGCGCGCGAGCTCATCCAGTGGGGTGTCGAGGGCGAGCACTACACCAAGGACGCCGAGGGCAAGTACACCCTCGAGCCCGACTTCAAGCTCACGAACCTCAACCTGAACCCGTCCGGCACGATCGACCTCAAGAAGGACCTCGGTTACGCCAACGACGTCTTCGCCGGGTCGACCGAGTCGCGCGCGCTCAAGGAGTCCTACAACGTCCCGGCGTTCGTCGAGTACATCGACTCGGTGCAGTCGACGCGCACGCCGCGGGACCCGTTCCCGCCGCACCCGCTCGACGAGGTCGAGCTCGAGCAGGCCTCGCTGCTGAGCACCCCGCTCAAGGACACGGTGGACACGGCGACCCTCGGGTTCATCCTCGGGCAGAAGGACCTCTCGGAGTGGGACGCGTACGTGTCCGGGCTTGAGGGCCAGGGCCTGTCGGGCTACATGGACCTGATCAACGGCGCTCGTGAGCGCGCCGAGAACAGCTGA
- a CDS encoding formate/nitrite transporter family protein has product MLTITEAVAAHADAATHKVDLTRSPGLFLVRTMLAGAYIGIGVLIMVTAGGPLTVAGSPWAPLVNGAVFGIALTIVLVAGGELATSAMMILTQGAMTRRITWGRAGLTLLACLGGNLLGAMAFAGLLHASGVLAPGTAGGEAIAGMIAHKAEATTAQLVVRGVLCNLLVCLAVWCWARLTSESARIVAVFACVLVFITSGFEHVVANMTTFSLGLYAGLPEATVAEFARNLVAVGVGNTIGGALLVGAAYAYGARVPALPGDVQAPVATAPAPHASPADDGRTPVRAADADASAHDAVAPAPPQPVGRG; this is encoded by the coding sequence GTGCTCACGATCACCGAAGCCGTCGCCGCGCACGCCGACGCCGCCACGCACAAGGTCGACCTGACCCGGTCACCGGGTCTGTTCCTGGTCCGGACGATGCTGGCCGGTGCCTACATCGGCATCGGCGTCCTCATCATGGTCACCGCCGGCGGTCCCCTGACCGTCGCCGGCTCGCCGTGGGCGCCGCTCGTCAACGGCGCCGTGTTCGGCATCGCGCTGACCATCGTGCTGGTGGCCGGCGGCGAGCTCGCCACCAGCGCCATGATGATCCTCACCCAGGGTGCGATGACACGCCGCATCACGTGGGGCCGGGCCGGCCTGACGCTGCTCGCCTGCCTGGGCGGCAACCTGCTCGGCGCGATGGCCTTCGCCGGGCTCCTGCACGCGTCGGGGGTGCTGGCGCCCGGGACCGCCGGCGGGGAGGCGATCGCCGGGATGATCGCCCACAAGGCGGAGGCGACGACGGCACAGCTCGTCGTGCGCGGTGTGCTGTGCAACCTGCTCGTCTGCCTGGCCGTGTGGTGCTGGGCCCGGCTCACGAGCGAGAGCGCCCGGATCGTCGCCGTCTTCGCCTGCGTGCTGGTCTTCATCACCTCCGGCTTCGAGCACGTCGTCGCCAACATGACGACGTTCTCGCTGGGCCTGTACGCCGGGCTGCCCGAGGCGACGGTCGCCGAGTTCGCCCGGAACCTCGTGGCGGTGGGTGTCGGCAACACCATCGGCGGTGCGCTGCTGGTGGGTGCGGCCTACGCGTACGGCGCGCGCGTGCCCGCGCTGCCGGGCGACGTCCAGGCGCCCGTCGCGACCGCCCCCGCACCGCACGCCTCCCCCGCGGACGACGGCCGCACCCCCGTCCGGGCGGCGGACGCGGACGCCTCGGCGCACGACGCGGTCGCCCCGGCACCGCCGCAGCCCGTCGGCCGCGGCTGA
- the acs gene encoding acetate--CoA ligase, translated as MTEPSAPPTNPPPPTAEPSAGLENLLSEERRFPPSAEFAAQANATADVYAWANADRPGFWADQARELLTWSTPFTQTLDWSDAPFARWFADGRLNAAYNAVDRHVEEGRGDRVALHFEGEGGDTRTLTYADLQREVSKAANAITALGVGTGDRVAIYLPLIPEAVVTMLACARIGAPHSVVFGGFSAEALSSRILDAEAKLVVTSDGGFRRGKPSALKPAVDEALAKGAPTVAHVLVVRRTGQPVEWTQGRDVWWHDAVEAASAQHTPVDVEAEHPLFILYTSGTTGKPKGIFHTTGGYLTQAAYTHLNVFDLKPETDVYWCTADVGWITGHTYVVYGPLLNGATQVIYEGTPDTPHRGRWWEIVQKYGVTILYTAPTAIRTCMKWGEEIPGEFDLSSLRVLGSVGEPINPEAWMWYRRVIGGDRTPIVDTWWQTETGAIMISPLPGVTGTKPGSAQVPLPGIAADVVDDDAKPVPNGGGGYLVVTEPWPAMLRGIWGDPERYKDTYWSRFTDLYFAGDGAKKDADGDIWLLGRVDDVMNVSGHRLSTTEIESALVSHPWVAEAAVVGATDETTGQAVVAFVILRGDATEAADAEAAAVQETLRTHVAKEIGPIAKPRQILVVAELPKTRSGKIMRRLLRDVAEHRQVGDATTLADSSVMDLIAQGLAKPAAAAAD; from the coding sequence GTGACCGAACCGTCTGCCCCCCCGACGAACCCCCCGCCGCCGACTGCGGAGCCCTCCGCGGGGCTGGAGAACCTGCTGTCCGAGGAGCGTCGCTTCCCGCCCTCGGCCGAGTTCGCCGCCCAGGCCAACGCGACCGCCGACGTGTACGCGTGGGCCAACGCGGACCGGCCCGGCTTCTGGGCGGACCAGGCGCGCGAGCTGCTCACCTGGTCGACGCCGTTCACGCAGACGCTCGACTGGTCCGACGCCCCGTTCGCCCGCTGGTTCGCCGACGGTCGGCTGAACGCCGCGTACAACGCGGTGGACCGGCACGTCGAGGAGGGGCGCGGCGACCGTGTCGCCCTGCACTTCGAGGGCGAGGGCGGCGACACCCGCACGCTGACGTACGCGGACCTGCAGCGCGAGGTCTCCAAGGCGGCCAACGCGATCACGGCCCTGGGCGTGGGCACGGGCGACCGGGTCGCGATCTACCTGCCGCTGATCCCCGAGGCGGTCGTGACGATGCTCGCGTGCGCCCGCATCGGTGCCCCCCACTCCGTGGTGTTCGGCGGGTTCTCGGCCGAGGCGCTGAGCTCGCGGATCCTGGACGCCGAGGCCAAGCTCGTCGTCACGTCCGACGGCGGGTTCCGCCGTGGCAAGCCGTCCGCGCTGAAGCCCGCGGTGGACGAGGCGCTCGCCAAGGGCGCCCCCACCGTCGCGCACGTGCTCGTGGTGCGGCGCACCGGCCAGCCCGTGGAGTGGACGCAGGGCCGCGACGTCTGGTGGCACGACGCGGTCGAGGCGGCGTCCGCGCAGCACACGCCCGTGGACGTGGAGGCGGAGCACCCGCTGTTCATCCTCTACACCTCCGGCACGACCGGGAAGCCCAAGGGCATCTTCCACACGACCGGCGGCTACCTCACGCAGGCGGCGTACACGCACCTCAACGTCTTCGACCTGAAGCCGGAGACCGACGTGTACTGGTGCACGGCGGACGTCGGCTGGATCACGGGGCACACGTACGTCGTGTACGGGCCGCTGCTCAACGGCGCCACGCAGGTCATCTACGAGGGCACGCCGGACACGCCGCACCGCGGCCGCTGGTGGGAGATCGTCCAGAAGTACGGCGTGACGATCCTCTACACCGCCCCCACCGCCATCCGCACCTGCATGAAGTGGGGCGAGGAGATCCCCGGGGAGTTCGACCTGTCCTCCCTGCGCGTGCTCGGGTCGGTCGGTGAGCCCATCAACCCCGAGGCGTGGATGTGGTACCGCCGGGTCATCGGCGGCGACCGCACACCGATCGTCGACACGTGGTGGCAGACGGAGACGGGCGCGATCATGATCAGCCCCCTGCCCGGCGTCACCGGGACCAAGCCGGGGTCCGCGCAGGTGCCGCTGCCGGGCATCGCGGCGGACGTCGTGGACGACGACGCGAAGCCTGTGCCGAACGGGGGTGGCGGGTACCTCGTCGTCACCGAGCCGTGGCCCGCGATGCTCCGCGGGATCTGGGGCGACCCCGAGCGGTACAAGGACACGTACTGGTCGCGCTTCACCGACCTCTACTTCGCCGGTGACGGCGCCAAGAAGGACGCCGACGGGGACATCTGGCTGCTGGGCCGCGTGGACGACGTGATGAACGTGTCCGGCCACCGGCTGTCGACCACGGAGATCGAGTCGGCGCTCGTGTCGCACCCGTGGGTGGCGGAGGCCGCCGTGGTGGGGGCGACGGACGAGACGACGGGCCAGGCGGTCGTCGCGTTCGTCATCCTGCGCGGCGACGCCACGGAGGCTGCCGACGCCGAGGCCGCGGCCGTGCAGGAGACGCTGCGCACCCACGTGGCCAAGGAGATCGGCCCGATCGCCAAGCCGCGGCAGATCCTCGTGGTCGCCGAGCTGCCGAAGACCCGCTCCGGCAAGATCATGCGGCGCCTGCTGCGGGACGTCGCCGAGCACCGGCAGGTCGGTGACGCGACCACCCTCGCGGACTCCTCGGTCATGGACCTCATCGCCCAGGGACTCGCGAAGCCGGCCGCCGCGGCCGCGGACTGA
- a CDS encoding cellulase family glycosylhydrolase: MKSTSLRAAAACGTALLALGGLTVAATTATAADPVGLHISGTQLVEQDGTPFVARGVSHAHTWYPHETDRAIPAIRAAGANALRVVLSDGGRWTQNDAADVADVIAQCRANQLVCMLEVHDTTGYGEQSGAVTLDAAADYWVSLKPVLQGTEDFVQVNIGNEPYGNDDAVSAGWAADTAAAVKKLRAAGLRHNIVVDAPMWGQDWKGIMRDQAQTVAAADPDGNTLFSVHMYGVYAQASTITSYLDAFEAKGLPLVIGEFGYDHSDGNPDEATIMREAVERGIGYYGWSWSGNGGGVEYLDMVTAFDPARKTTWGTLIFDGVNGIEQTARTATFFSGATPTPTASPTVTPTPTVTPTVTPTPTVTPTVTPTPGTGTACTARLTVANAWPGGFQGTVDVTAGSRALEGWTTTFTLPGGAGVAQGWSATFSTTGTTVTATNAAWNGSLGAGRTVTYGFIGSGTAPTGTVPVTCR; the protein is encoded by the coding sequence ATGAAGAGCACCTCCCTGCGCGCAGCCGCTGCCTGCGGCACCGCGCTCCTGGCACTCGGCGGGCTGACCGTCGCGGCCACCACCGCCACCGCGGCCGACCCCGTCGGCCTGCACATCTCGGGCACGCAGCTGGTCGAGCAGGACGGCACGCCGTTCGTCGCCCGCGGCGTCAGCCACGCCCACACCTGGTACCCCCACGAGACCGACCGGGCGATCCCGGCGATCCGCGCCGCGGGCGCCAACGCGCTGCGGGTCGTCCTGTCCGACGGCGGGCGGTGGACGCAGAACGACGCCGCCGACGTCGCCGACGTGATCGCGCAGTGCCGCGCCAACCAGCTGGTCTGCATGCTGGAGGTGCACGACACCACCGGTTACGGCGAGCAGTCGGGCGCCGTCACCCTCGACGCGGCCGCCGACTACTGGGTGTCCCTGAAGCCCGTGCTCCAGGGCACCGAGGACTTCGTCCAGGTCAACATCGGCAACGAGCCGTACGGCAACGACGACGCCGTGTCGGCCGGCTGGGCCGCCGACACGGCGGCCGCGGTGAAGAAGCTGCGCGCCGCGGGCCTGCGCCACAACATCGTCGTCGACGCGCCGATGTGGGGGCAGGACTGGAAGGGCATCATGCGCGACCAGGCGCAGACCGTCGCCGCCGCCGACCCCGACGGCAACACCCTGTTCTCCGTGCACATGTACGGCGTGTACGCGCAGGCGTCGACCATCACCTCGTACCTCGACGCGTTCGAGGCGAAGGGCCTGCCGCTGGTCATCGGGGAGTTCGGGTACGACCACTCCGACGGCAACCCCGACGAGGCGACGATCATGCGCGAGGCCGTCGAGCGCGGCATCGGGTACTACGGCTGGTCGTGGTCCGGCAACGGTGGCGGCGTCGAGTACCTCGACATGGTCACCGCCTTCGACCCGGCGCGGAAGACCACGTGGGGCACGCTGATCTTCGACGGCGTGAACGGCATCGAGCAGACGGCCCGGACGGCGACGTTCTTCTCCGGCGCGACGCCCACGCCGACGGCCAGCCCGACGGTGACGCCCACCCCGACCGTGACCCCGACGGTGACGCCCACCCCGACCGTCACGCCGACCGTCACGCCGACGCCCGGCACGGGCACCGCCTGCACGGCGCGGCTCACGGTCGCCAACGCGTGGCCCGGCGGATTCCAGGGCACCGTCGACGTCACGGCGGGCTCGCGGGCGCTCGAGGGCTGGACGACGACGTTCACCCTGCCGGGCGGCGCGGGGGTCGCGCAGGGCTGGAGCGCCACGTTCAGCACGACCGGCACGACGGTGACCGCCACCAACGCCGCGTGGAACGGCTCCCTGGGCGCCGGCCGGACCGTCACCTACGGGTTCATCGGGTCGGGCACCGCCCCGACCGGGACCGTCCCGGTCACCTGCCGCTGA